A single Alphaproteobacteria bacterium DNA region contains:
- a CDS encoding peptidase, which translates to MTDSTPTTQPANVLADARETPPPAKEEPHAPDAAAAQAEIKAADVEAPEVKGHGVQPQREAPLTYADFTLPEGVEVDAETLSEARTLLGEMKLPQEQAQRLVDFYAGKMRRLGEAQAESWVKLNEKWVGDFKTDREIGGDRIQETVAAATRAMDRFGTPGLREALIMTGAGNHPEVIRFVARVGRATAEDRFVAAAGASAGAARSAAEVLYPARSDEE; encoded by the coding sequence GTGACTGACAGTACGCCCACCACCCAACCCGCCAACGTGCTCGCCGATGCGCGCGAGACGCCCCCGCCCGCGAAGGAGGAACCCCATGCGCCGGATGCTGCTGCGGCCCAGGCCGAGATCAAGGCCGCCGACGTCGAAGCCCCCGAAGTCAAAGGCCACGGCGTCCAGCCGCAGCGGGAAGCGCCGCTCACCTACGCCGACTTCACCCTGCCGGAAGGCGTCGAGGTCGACGCCGAAACGCTGAGCGAGGCGCGCACCCTGCTGGGCGAGATGAAGCTGCCGCAGGAGCAGGCGCAGCGCCTGGTCGACTTCTACGCCGGCAAGATGCGCCGGCTCGGCGAAGCCCAGGCCGAGAGCTGGGTGAAGCTCAACGAGAAGTGGGTCGGCGATTTCAAGACCGACCGCGAGATCGGCGGCGATCGCATCCAGGAGACCGTGGCCGCGGCGACGCGCGCGATGGACCGCTTCGGCACGCCCGGCCTGCGCGAGGCGCTGATCATGACCGGTGCCGGCAACCATCCTGAAGTGATCCGCTTCGTCGCCCGTGTCGGCAGGGCCACCGCCGAGGATCGCTTCGTCGCCGCCGCGGGCGCCAGCGCCGGCGCTGCGCGCAGCGCAGCCGAGGTGCTGTATCCGGCGCGGAGCGACGAGGAGTGA
- a CDS encoding hydantoinase/carbamoylase family amidase, translating into MPKINGERLLADLRRIADFGRYETGVHRPHLSPQDVESRHWLAARMREAGLEPVIDGIGNVIGRSPKSGPRLLVGSHTDTQPRGGWLDGVMGVIYGLEVVRAMAEDPATRELAVDVASWADEEGHWSSMTGSRSFTGRLSEADIDAARSREDATRTLRAALAEAGLAGAPREQLEDGRYRGYIEAHIEQGGLLEATGRRIGVVTAIVGIFACRIVFTGIQNHAGTTPMPIRKDAGVAMVRLANAIHDAFPSLVAERSVWTIGRMLIEPGAPAIIPGRAEMTLQFRDADAAVLKRLEAAAVELVAQADARGPCSVEIVGWSRTMPAPMDERMQDAIEAAAQAHAAGAHMRMPSGAGHDAQILAQRLPAAMMFVPSIGGVSHHFSENTADADIVLGCQVFADAAEKILRGN; encoded by the coding sequence ATGCCAAAAATCAACGGCGAGAGGCTGCTGGCCGATCTGCGACGCATCGCCGATTTCGGCCGTTACGAGACCGGCGTGCATCGCCCGCACCTCTCGCCGCAGGACGTCGAGAGCCGGCACTGGCTGGCCGCGCGCATGCGCGAGGCCGGCCTCGAGCCGGTGATCGACGGCATCGGCAACGTCATCGGCCGCAGCCCCAAGAGCGGACCGCGCCTGCTGGTGGGCTCGCACACCGACACCCAGCCGCGCGGCGGCTGGCTCGACGGCGTGATGGGCGTAATCTACGGCCTCGAGGTGGTGCGGGCGATGGCCGAGGACCCGGCGACAAGGGAGCTCGCCGTCGACGTCGCATCGTGGGCCGACGAGGAAGGCCACTGGAGCAGCATGACCGGCAGCCGCTCCTTCACCGGCCGGCTGAGCGAGGCCGACATCGACGCCGCGCGCTCGCGCGAGGATGCCACGCGCACGCTGCGCGCCGCGCTGGCCGAGGCGGGCCTCGCCGGCGCGCCGCGCGAGCAGCTCGAGGATGGCCGCTATCGCGGATACATCGAGGCGCACATCGAGCAGGGCGGCCTGCTCGAGGCGACCGGCCGGCGCATCGGCGTGGTGACGGCGATCGTCGGCATCTTCGCCTGCCGCATCGTCTTCACCGGCATCCAGAACCACGCCGGCACCACGCCGATGCCGATCCGCAAGGATGCCGGCGTCGCCATGGTGCGTCTCGCCAACGCGATCCACGACGCGTTTCCCTCGCTCGTCGCCGAGCGCAGCGTGTGGACGATCGGGCGCATGCTGATCGAGCCCGGCGCGCCGGCGATCATTCCCGGGCGCGCCGAGATGACGCTGCAGTTCCGCGACGCCGATGCCGCCGTGCTGAAGCGCCTCGAGGCGGCGGCGGTCGAGCTGGTCGCCCAGGCAGACGCCCGCGGCCCCTGCTCGGTCGAGATCGTCGGCTGGTCGCGCACCATGCCGGCGCCGATGGACGAGCGCATGCAGGACGCCATCGAGGCGGCGGCGCAGGCGCACGCGGCGGGCGCGCACATGCGCATGCCGTCGGGCGCCGGCCACGACGCGCAGATCCTGGCGCAGCGTCTGCCGGCGGCGATGATGTTCGTGCCCTCGATCGGCGGCGTCTCGCATCACTTCAGCGAGAACACCGCCGATGCCGACATCGTGCTCGGCTGCCAGGTCTTCGCCGACGCCGCGGAGAAGATCCTCAGGGGCAATTGA
- a CDS encoding redoxin domain-containing protein: MEALQTVYADIVGLGASLIVISPELPERTADMAGKHNLTFPILWDENSAVAEAFGLAFTLPEDLKAVYMGFGNDLAQRNGDPSWRLPIPSRFIIDRAGIVRLVQADPDYRFRPEPETTLEVLRTVASG, translated from the coding sequence CTGGAGGCTCTGCAGACTGTCTATGCCGACATCGTCGGGCTGGGTGCGTCGCTGATCGTGATCTCGCCCGAGCTGCCGGAGCGCACGGCCGACATGGCCGGCAAGCACAACCTGACCTTCCCGATCCTGTGGGACGAGAACTCGGCGGTCGCCGAGGCCTTCGGCCTGGCCTTCACGCTGCCCGAGGATCTGAAGGCCGTGTACATGGGCTTCGGCAACGACCTCGCCCAGCGCAACGGCGATCCGTCGTGGCGCCTGCCGATCCCGTCGCGCTTCATCATCGACCGCGCCGGCATCGTGCGCCTGGTCCAGGCCGATCCCGACTACCGCTTCAGGCCGGAGCCGGAAACGACGCTGGAGGTGCTGCGCACGGTCGCGTCGGGCTGA
- a CDS encoding TetR/AcrR family transcriptional regulator, which translates to MGRSRTFDEDDALDAAIDCFWSRGYEASSVRDLAERMGIGGASLYNAFGDKRALFARSLERYAERSLRERIARLERLGRPKAAIATFFAEIIDRSLADRERKGCLLVNSALDVAPHDADIGKVVAGYLDEIRAFFARNIRSAQAAGQAPRTLDDAEVSGHLLGVLLGMRVLARTRPERGVLESVVRPALRLLDNPTNRNRRKSP; encoded by the coding sequence ATGGGACGCTCGCGCACCTTCGACGAGGACGATGCGCTCGACGCGGCGATCGATTGCTTCTGGTCGCGCGGCTACGAGGCGAGCTCGGTGCGCGACCTGGCCGAACGCATGGGCATCGGCGGCGCCAGCCTCTACAACGCATTCGGCGACAAGCGCGCGCTGTTCGCCCGCTCGCTCGAGCGCTACGCCGAGCGGTCCCTGCGCGAGCGGATCGCCCGCCTGGAGCGCCTGGGCAGGCCGAAGGCGGCGATCGCCACGTTCTTCGCCGAGATCATCGATCGCTCGCTCGCCGATCGCGAGCGCAAGGGCTGCCTGCTGGTCAATTCGGCGCTCGATGTCGCGCCGCACGACGCCGATATCGGCAAGGTCGTCGCCGGCTATCTCGACGAGATCCGCGCCTTCTTCGCCCGCAACATCCGAAGCGCCCAGGCCGCAGGGCAGGCGCCGCGCACGCTCGACGATGCGGAGGTCTCGGGCCATCTGCTGGGCGTGCTGCTGGGCATGCGGGTGCTGGCGCGCACGCGGCCCGAGCGCGGTGTCCTCGAAAGCGTGGTGCGTCCGGCGCTGCGCCTGCTCGACAACCCGACCAACCGGAACAGGAGGAAGAGCCCATGA
- a CDS encoding GNAT family N-acetyltransferase, whose amino-acid sequence MDTILRTERLILRRVRASDAPAMHAILSDPAAMRYWSTLPHADLAQSEAWIEGTVASILAGRSDDFLVECDGAVIGKAGLWNGNEIGFLLAPSAWGKGYAREAVAAVIARGFAVNGHDEIRAEVDPRNEACLRLLTRLGFRETGRALRTWCIGGEWSDSVYLSLARPASGTAGA is encoded by the coding sequence ATGGACACGATCCTGCGCACCGAGCGACTGATCCTGCGACGCGTACGGGCCAGCGATGCGCCGGCCATGCACGCGATCCTCAGCGATCCGGCGGCCATGCGCTACTGGTCGACCCTGCCGCACGCCGATCTCGCGCAGAGCGAGGCCTGGATCGAGGGCACGGTCGCGTCCATCTTGGCCGGGCGCAGCGACGACTTCCTGGTCGAATGCGACGGCGCGGTGATCGGCAAGGCCGGGCTGTGGAACGGCAACGAGATCGGCTTCCTGCTCGCGCCGTCGGCGTGGGGCAAGGGCTATGCGCGCGAAGCCGTCGCGGCGGTGATCGCGCGCGGCTTCGCCGTCAACGGCCACGACGAGATCCGCGCCGAGGTCGATCCGCGCAACGAGGCCTGCCTGCGCCTGCTGACGCGGCTGGGCTTTCGCGAGACGGGCCGCGCGCTGCGCACCTGGTGCATCGGCGGCGAATGGAGCGACAGCGTCTACCTGTCGCTGGCGCGGCCGGCCAGCGGCACCGCAGGCGCCTGA
- a CDS encoding terminase, producing the protein MPDITFSPPPADPAAADLTRFARDPLEFVRQVFPWASPGSVLAQESGPREWQADILREIGRRLEANANAGVSDAIRVAVASGHGVGKSALMAWIKLWALATFEDAMTVITANTDQQLRTKTWPQVAKWFNLMAGRERFSLGETAIVSRRKGHEKTWRGDRVTWSEHNTEAFAGLHNLRRRIVLLFDEASAIADNVWEVAEGALTDADTEIIWVVFGNPTQSTGRFRECFGRFRNRWITRQIDSRTVPGINQAQLDQWVEDYGEDDDFVRVRVKGEFPRVGVNQFIGTDVIDAARRCEPSSRLGDPLVIGVDVARHGDDRTVIFFRRGRDARTIPPIRLRVADLMQVAACVAEASRAHHADAVFVDMGMGAGVVDRLLQLNVPGVIGVEFGGASHGGGHVDGQRANYANKRAEMWGEMRAWLKHGAIPDDAELAGDLAGPQFGFNVRDQIQLERKEDMKKRGLASPDMADALALTFAYAAQARGTWFSHVGFAPGTTPGKVAVDYDPFADI; encoded by the coding sequence ATGCCTGACATCACTTTTTCTCCGCCGCCGGCCGATCCGGCCGCCGCCGACCTCACGCGCTTTGCGCGCGATCCGCTGGAATTCGTCCGCCAGGTCTTTCCCTGGGCAAGCCCGGGGTCCGTGCTGGCGCAGGAAAGCGGGCCGCGCGAGTGGCAGGCCGACATCCTGCGCGAGATCGGCCGGCGGCTCGAGGCCAATGCCAATGCGGGCGTCAGCGACGCGATCCGCGTCGCCGTCGCCTCCGGCCACGGCGTCGGCAAGTCGGCGCTGATGGCGTGGATCAAGCTGTGGGCGCTGGCGACCTTCGAGGACGCCATGACGGTGATCACCGCCAACACCGACCAGCAGCTCAGGACCAAGACCTGGCCGCAGGTGGCGAAGTGGTTCAACCTGATGGCCGGCCGCGAGCGCTTCAGCCTGGGCGAGACCGCGATCGTCAGCCGCCGGAAGGGCCACGAGAAGACCTGGCGCGGCGATCGCGTCACGTGGAGCGAACACAACACCGAAGCCTTCGCCGGGCTGCACAATCTGCGCCGGCGCATCGTGCTGCTGTTCGACGAGGCCAGCGCCATCGCCGACAATGTCTGGGAGGTCGCCGAGGGCGCGCTGACCGACGCCGACACCGAGATCATCTGGGTCGTCTTCGGCAACCCGACGCAAAGCACCGGCCGCTTCCGCGAATGCTTCGGCCGATTCCGCAACCGCTGGATCACGCGGCAGATCGACAGCCGCACCGTGCCGGGCATCAACCAGGCGCAGCTCGATCAATGGGTCGAGGATTACGGCGAGGACGACGACTTCGTGCGCGTGCGCGTGAAGGGCGAGTTCCCGCGCGTCGGCGTCAACCAGTTCATCGGCACCGACGTGATCGACGCGGCGCGCCGCTGCGAGCCGTCGTCGCGGCTGGGCGATCCGCTGGTGATCGGCGTCGACGTGGCGCGCCACGGCGATGATCGCACGGTGATCTTCTTCCGCCGTGGCCGCGACGCGCGCACGATTCCGCCGATCAGGCTGCGCGTCGCCGACCTGATGCAGGTGGCGGCCTGCGTCGCCGAGGCGTCGCGCGCGCACCACGCTGACGCTGTCTTCGTCGACATGGGCATGGGCGCCGGCGTGGTCGACCGCCTGCTGCAGCTCAACGTGCCGGGCGTGATCGGCGTCGAGTTCGGCGGCGCCTCGCATGGCGGCGGGCACGTCGACGGACAGCGCGCCAACTACGCCAACAAGCGCGCCGAGATGTGGGGCGAGATGCGCGCCTGGCTGAAGCACGGCGCGATCCCCGACGACGCCGAGCTGGCCGGCGATCTCGCCGGGCCGCAGTTCGGCTTCAACGTGCGCGACCAGATCCAGCTCGAGCGCAAGGAGGACATGAAGAAGCGCGGCCTGGCCTCGCCCGACATGGCCGACGCGCTGGCACTGACCTTCGCCTACGCCGCGCAGGCGCGCGGCACCTGGTTCAGCCATGTCGGCTTCGCGCCCGGCACCACGCCCGGCAAGGTCGCGGTCGACTACGATCCGTTCGCCGATATCTAG